The genomic stretch CCGTACGCTGGAACGGGCCATGAAACTGGCTGCTCGTTTTAAGGGCAGGGCTGTTGGTCTGGATGAAGTGGTTGAGCAGCTTCTTGATGTTGATATTCTTATAAGTTCAACCGGAGCGGAAGGGTTGGTCCTGTTTAAAAAGGATATTGCGCCCCTTATGCCCCGACGACGCAATAGGCCGCTTTTCTTTATCGATATTGCGGTGCCCCGTGATTTGGACCCGGAAATCAATACCCTGGAGAATATTTATCTCTATGATATTGATGATTTGAATAATGTAGTTGAGATGAATCGCGAGCAGCGGGACAAAGAGGCGGTCAAGGCCCAACGCATTGTTGAAGAAGAAACCTTGAAGTTTCAGCGTTGGCTTGAGGGGATGGAGGTGACACCGACCATTGTTGATCTCAGAGCGGTTGCTGAAGCTATCTGTCAGGCCGAGTTAGCCAAAACCCTGCCCCGGCTCAACGGGATAAGCAGCAAGGAACGGAAATCCATTGAGCGTATGGCCTCCTCCATTGTCGGAAAGATGTTGCACCATCCCATGTGTTATCTGAAAGCCGACCACGGCTGTGTGGATCAGTCTGAACGGATCATGCAGGTTCGCGCGCTGTTCCAACTCAATGAACAAAGCGATCAGGCTGACGATTGATTTATGACTGAGCAGGACCGACGCAGTATTGTAGAAGACGAGCTCTTCCTCCTCAGAGACTCGGGAGAACTGCCTGAGATCGCCTACCACTCCTCTCTTTACTATCTGACCGAAGATCAAGACGGCCCCGGCCTGTTCCTGAGCGAAGGGGAACAGCGGCTTTTGCAGGCGGCGGCTCTGGAACGTTGTCAACAGATCGTTTTGCGTGATTTACTGCCGGATAATCGAGATCTCGGGATCTATCGAGGTCCACAGCGCAGTATCTATAATTGGCAGAGGTATTGCAGGTTTTGCCAACGGGTTGATCAGCGGCAGGATGATGCGTTCAAAGAGCGTGTCGCTCAAGCTCTGGTACGTTTTATCCGGCAGGAGGTGGCTGATGTGGAGGAAGGGTGCCGTGAGAGTTCCGTCAATTGCACGACCGAGGATCTGCTTGCCTTTGCTGAGGAGGTCGGTGTCTCAAGTTCGAATCCTGATCTCGGCAGGCTGTTTTTGCGTTAACGATTTTACCGGGAAAGAATAGGTGAAACTGTGCATCTCGGCTTATCGTGATGACGGGAGAAGTTAAAGGGCCACAAGCGTAAGCTGGTGGCCCTTTTTTATTTCACATAAGATCCCTTATGCGACGTTATCGCTTTTATAAAAGTTATCAATTAGGTCCTAATTGATAACTACCTTTTTATCTCTATCACATTTTCTTCGTTTTTTATTAAATTTATCGCATTTTGTTTGTATAAATACCTTTTGTTCCTGCTTAAATTCACATTTTGTTGAATACACGCATTGTTTAGTTTTTTTATTCCAATATTCGCATTTCTCTACGCATTGCCTCCCTTCTATAGCGTAAATAGTTTTTTCGTAAACACAACGTTCGTTATTAAACCCACCCCAATGCTGACATTCCTTTGTTACTGTTGGAGTTATAGGTTGTTCTTTAACATAAATCGTATTTGGTTCACTGCTTTCAGCATTAACGGTGATTGCCAAAAAAAGTGTTAAAGAGGCTAGCAGAAACGTTTTGGTATGGTTCATTTTTACCCTGTTTTTTTGATTAATTCAAAATCAATAGCATGTTACAATAAAGAGAAACATACTGAACCGAAAGGGGAAAAGCAAACAAAAATCCTCAGTTAACCACTGTAACGTAAGTAAACAGGTATCACAGGGCCAAATTAAACCGCGCAGTAATGCGGGTTACGAGGCGGGGTCGCAGTTTCGAATCCTAAAAAATTCCTTTTTCAACCTTCGCAGTCCCACGATCTCCCGAAAAATTACCGAGAATCATCAATGATTATGATGCACTCCGGGATATGATCCGTAATGACGACAGCGGCAGGCTGGTGGGTATCCTCAAGCTGGAGATGTAGCGCGATGCACTCTGGGAAAAACAAAAAGGATGGAGGAAGTTCCAAGCCGAATTGGGCGGATAAGGGGTGGCAGTCCCTCTGCCCTGCTGGGTCGGAAGGAGACAGGCCGACTTTTCAGCAAGGCTGAAGGACTGCAGCAGTTCTTTTTGAGGGAGAAGGAGCCCCCGACTGAGAATAACCAGCCGAGGGCAGGAGGAATATCAGAAGTACATCAGAATTTATACGCAACGGCCACGTTGAAGACCCAAGGATCAATATCCACATCCACCTCATGGGTGGTTCCGATATCAGTGGTCAATTCGGCAGTTGTACTGATATCAATATACCATACTGCTGCGTTGACATACCAATTATCAGCAACCTTTACATCAACACCTGCTTGAGCTGCAAGACCAATTGAGGGGTCCAGCTCCATATTAACGGAATTAATTCCCCCCAGACCCGCAATGGTCGGGAGGGTATTCAGGGTATCAACAAGCTGCCCATCTACCTCTTCGGAGAAAAACATTGTGACGTTGAGCCCAACGCCGATATACGGATTAAAGACTCCATTTTCACTACCGAAATGATATTGCAAAGAAAGCGTGGGCGGCAGATGCTGGGTTTCCCCCACTGCAACGCCCTCAATATCACCCTGACCGATGATGTCGTGGGTGAAAGGTGTTGCGGCCAGCACCTCAAGACCCAAGTTGCTGGTCAGCATATACGTTGCCGTCAAACTGAGCTGGGTGTTGTCTTCTACGTCAACCCGGGCGTTGTTCACGCCGTCGGGTAGACCGGAAACCGCCCCGCTCTCAGTGTCGGGCATAACCGTTACAGCACCGACGCGGAGCAAAATATCGCCCGGACTATGCGCGGCCATGGTTGTGGTACTCATTCCGCAAGACATCCCCAGCACGAGGGAAGCAACTCCGACTTTACTTAACACATGCATAATTCTCCTCCAAATTACGTAGTCTTGTTGATTATGTAATATGTTGCCAATAGTAACTATTATCTTTCTTTTATTGATTCTCCATGATGCTGGATAATGTGTCAAGAAATAAGTTTGGAAAAGTTGATAAACGTTGGTTGGGCAGCGGGTTAGTCTCTTTTTCTGTCGCGAGGAGGGGGCTTTCTAATGCAGCGTTTTTCCTGATAGAGGTGCGTTTATGATTTTTCGTTACCGTTACTCATCGTTCAAATAATCCTCAAACTCGGAAAAAACAAGACGGATAGGAACGGCAAAGCCCAGTCCTTCAAATTTTCGGGTGAGGAGTTTCTTGGTGTTTACTCCGATCACCCGACCTGTGCTGTCAATCAAGGGGCCGCCGCTGTTTCCGGGGTAGATTTGGGCATTGGTCTGGATGAAATTATCGCGAAAAGCAGAGAGGATCCCCGAGGTCACGGTGTTTTTCAGGCTGAGATCCGCAGGGCTGCCCACAGCAAAGACCTGCTGGCCCTGAACCAGATTTTTTTCTTGAACAGGCTGGAGGAATGGCGTCTTGTAGCCGCTGATCTTAAGCAGGGCCAAATCATGCTTATCGCTGACTCTATAGAGGCTGGCGTACAATTCGGTCTCATCGGCCAGGATGATCGTAAAGCTATCCTGGCTCGCTAATTTTCGTTTGCTGCGATGAAACTTCCCCGCTTCTTTTTTAAAAACCTGTTTTTCGGCCCGGTACTTCTTTTTTGCCTTGGCTAAGCGTTTTTCCTCCTGCCGGAGGAGCTGCTCCGCAGTACCCAATTCCTGTTGCTTGGCTACGAAAGAGGCCTTGTCAATGCGCCCGGCTTTTTTTAGCTTCTTTAACAGGACTTCTTTTTTCTCCAAATCGTCTCGATAGCTCTTTTGCCGTTTTGAGGCCGTGTTCAGAGAACGTTTATATTGGCGGAGGTTTTGACGGCTTTGCGCAATCTTTGCCTCAACCTGCTGGAATTGCTTTTCGCTGCCCCGGACCACATGTTTATTGGTGATGATATAGCCGTTCTCGGAGATGAAAAAACCGGACCCGAATCCGGCAGCGGTCTTGACGGAAAGGGTACATAGAGAGGCCTGTTCCACAGGGTTTTTCGGGGACAGGGCCTTGTTCAATTTTGCAGCGAGATCTTTGTCAGGGGGTACCTTTTTTTCAAAGCTCTGGTCAGTCTCCGTCTGCTGCTTGGTGTCCTCGCCTTCCTCCTTCTCAGATGTATCATAGACCACACCCTTGACCCTGCTGTAGGGGACGGAAATGGTGCCGCCGTACTGCTCGTAATGAACCGTATCTCCTTCCCGCCAGACATTATCGGTGGTAATGATGCTGCCATTTTTTAGGTGCAGCTCGTGGGCCGGGAGCAAGGGAACGGTACAGCAGAGGAAAAATAGGCAGGTAAGAAGAAAGCGTTTTATCATGGTCTTGAATGCAGACAAATGAGGCGGAGCAGTATTAGGCCGGGTCGCATAGAGGCAGGCCCGGCCTTGTCGTGAGGAGAAAGTGGGTGAACGTTAGGGTGTGGAGGGTTCCTCTGTCTCCAAGTCAATAGAGAGAACAGCTGTATACTCGTTCTCTCCAATGCTGGTGCCTTCAGTAGGATAGGGCTTCAGTTCCTGCAAGGTGATGGTGTAGCCGTTATAGACCTCGGTGCGGGGGAATTGAGCCCCAGTGTTCAGATGCACCGTTTCAAGGTCTCCGCCGCTGAGCTCCAGCATGATCTCCGAATTGCCCTCCCAGGCGCATTGCACGTCAGTGGGACAGCGGGAGTCCTCAAGAACCGAGGTCAAGCGGATGGTGAGATCGCTGCTTACTTTTTTAGAGGCTTGCGGTTGCAGATCCACGGTCTGGGGGAAGTCTTCGGGCTGTTTGGTTTTGGCGCAGGCAATAAACGTGACCAGGCAGACGCAGAGTATCAATAGTTTTTTCATTTTTTCTCCTTTTTTTGTGGCGGGGTACATGTTCTTTCTCTTCATCTTTATTTGTTGTTGCCCAATCCCCGCTATCCATTGATAGCAAACGGATTGTTCTTATTTATGAACCCAGGAAATATATTTTTATGAGCGACGTAACATCTGCTGAGATGTGACAGTCATCGGGTTATCTGCAAGGCCTTTTCGTATCCTGGTAAGCTGGTAATCAACGGGTGGCTTTTCCAAAAATAATCACTATATTCAAGGAGGTTCAGGTTGTAGAGTAGCTCGTTGCTTTGTTCATCTGTGAAGTCATCAGGGGCGTCCGGGTGGAGGTCAATTTGGACGAGCCGGGTGTAATCACTGTCACTGATGAAACGGCGGTACTCGTTGGCCACCTGCTTCACCGCTTTTTCCGCTGCGGCTTGATCAATGCGTTCCTCCTCAGCAGAAGTAATCGCTACATTGAGGAGGCGCAGCAGATCTCGGGGATGCCCGCCACTATAGCGAACCAGATAGTCCAGGGTCTCCTGTTCATCAAAAAAATGCTCCGGTACCCGGCGCAGGGCCAGCTCCCGCATCACGGCGATGTTTTCCGGCACATCTTCCCCGTCTCGATCGCGAACCTTGAGCATGGGGAGGCGAAAGGGCTGGCTGAAATCGGCATTAAGATTATTGAGTTGATCAAGGAGATGGATGGGGGCACAATAGATGAACAGGCCGTTGATTCGGGTGAGCTGGTGGACATCCTCGATAAAGAATTGAGACGCATCTTCCTGATCCAGCCGATCGGTGCCGTCTACGGTAAAGAGGATGCGTTTCCCTCTGCCTGCGGACCGAATTTTTTCCTCGCTGGCCAGGATGAGCTGATTAAAGGCCTCGGCAAACGCAGTGAAGTTATTACGTGCCACCAGGCGCAGTTCTTCCCGATAACTGGATCCTGCGTTGATTTTATTGGTCAGCTCCCCGAGCAATGTACTCAGCCATGCCAGGCCGGTCTGTATTTTTGCCCCAGCCTTGACCTCAGCGACAAAATTACAGAGGGCGGTATGTACCTCTACTCGTTCTTTGAACCAGTTTTCCAGGCGGGTGAGAAAGACTTGATCAATGATGATGCCCTCTTCCTGTTCCAGTCGTTCCAGCAGGGCCGCTGCCAAAGCCAGGAGCACGTCCGAGTATTTCAGGTTGTTGATGTCCAGTTTTTCCAGACAGTCGAGATGGATGACGTAATAGCGATCAGGATGGTCAAGAAAGGCGGCAGTGCGGAGAAGCTCAGTGCTCTTGCCGCAACCGCGATGTCCGGTAAAGAGGATGTACTGTTTGTGAGGCGCGGCGGGTGCTGTATGGGCGATGCCCTGGTTGTCCACATTCAGTTCCCTGTGCAGCCGTTTGAGGCTAAAATCGCCCCGAGCTGAGGTGGTATCAACAAAGAGGTGTTGGCTGAGCTCATCATCGGGTCGGAGCGGCTCATTATAGGCTAGTCGGTTCTTGGCTTCCCAGATAGAAATGTTTTCGTTCCTGTTGTCCGTCATCTCTTGCGTATGCAATACGTAATGCTCTCCCGACGGTGCAACGAAAAATCTGTATCGGTGAGCTTATTTCATGGGTGTAATATATTGTCCTGTTCGGTATAGTAACCAGTATAGCAGCATAAACCTTTATTTTTTTTCTTTCAATTACTTTTAGTTTGCTCTTCTTATCTATGTTCCAGCTGAGAATTCATCCCAAGAAAACAGCGTATTTTTTTCTGGCAATCGTTGTCTCGTTAACCGTGCTGCACAGTATAGCTCTGACGATTTTTTTATCTACCGGGAATCAGGATTTGTTGGATATTACTGGGTATTTTGATTTGGATATTGAAAAAAATATTCCGTCTTTTTATTCGGCCTTTGCTATCTTGCTTTGTTCCCTTCTCTTTTTTTGTATCTCCTTATTGGATAAAAAGCAAGGAAGAATAAGGTTTTATTGGCTTGGTCTGGCAGCGATTTTTCTCTTTCTCTCTCTGGACGAGGCCTTGGTTCTGCATGAGGGGCTTGGTGATTTAACAGAAGAATATATCCAGCGGACAGGGATTCTGCAGGTCAGTGGTTTGCTCTATTTTCCCTGGATTATTCCCTACGGTATTTTGACGGCTATTTTGGGTATGCTGTATTTTCGCTTCATTTTTCGTCTTCCCCGTAAGACCACCGTTCTTTTTATCCTTTCTGCAATTATCTTTCTTACCGGAGCTGTTGCCTTTGATATGTTCGGCGGAAGAGAGGCGGAATTGCACGGTTATTATAGCGTCGCCTATACGGTGCTGTATACCATTGAAGAGTTTTTAGAGATGAGCGGTATTGTTCTGCTTATGTACACCTTGCTCGATTATATTGAAAAGCAGTTCGGTCATCTCTGCCTTTCCCTTCAGATTCAGGAGTCGTAAAGAAGGTGTTCTGTATGTTTTTGATATCCTGTCATTCTTGCATTCGTCGCATCGTCTGGGCAAAATAACGAGCAGCCTCTGGGGTTCAGCCCCAATGGAGGTGAACATAGCCCACCTAGGTATTGTCTCTGAGAAAGCCTTCCGTACGCCCGTTGTCCAGCACACGTCCAGCACATTTGATTCCCCTGTGTTCCCGTCGTCCAATGATATAAACATTTCCGTCTATTGCCTCCCTTTTTTCCGGCAAGTTTCCCGTTCTGCTGAAAAAGGAGCAATTCCATCGCGGGAACCAACAAACGATCGTCGGAGAAGAAATATTTTTTCAAGGCAGCATAAAAAAGCGAAAAAAGTTTTTCAGGTTAATCTTCCGTTAATCTTTTCTTTGTTATCTTAGAATTATAAACAAGAGCAAATTGCTTTAACCATTATCACAGACGGAGGTTTCCCCATGAAAAAGACAACAGCAGCCCTGACCCTGATCGGTTCGTTTCTCGTACTGGGATTATTCGCAACTGCCCACGGCAGTGGAAACGGCAGTAGATACGGCAGTAGTTACGAGCGCGGTAGCCGTTACGAATATCGCGGTGGTGAGCGCGGTAGCCGCTATGAATATCGCGGTGGTGAGCGCGGCAGCCGCTACGAATATCGCGGAAACGAGCGCGGCAGCCGCTACGAATATCGCGGAAACGAACGCGGTAGCCGTTACGAATATCGCGGAGACGGGCGTTACTCCGATGATTATCGGTATGAATACAGAGGCCGATGATTAAACGTGCTGACGCATGACAATAAGAAGCTGTCTTAAAAGGCTTATTTTTCGACAGTGCCTCGTTTAAGGGCAGTGACTTATTGAGTGGTTAAGCGCGAGGTTATTGTGTATAAGCCTCTGCTCCGGCCAGGAGCTGTTTTTTGAACTGTCTCCCTTTTCCAGACTTTAGGAACTGTCGGGAGGGAGACAGTTGACGCTCTGAGTTTTTAAACAGGATCTAAAGGGTTCTTCTATGTTTCAACTAAAAATTCATCCTCGCGAAACAGCTCTCTTTTTTCTGGCATTTGTCATTCTGTTGGCCGTGCTACACAGTATAGCCCAGGCAGTTCTTTTCTATACCGGGAATCAAGACTTGACGTACATTACAGGATATGTTGATCTGGATATAGAGAAGAATATCCCTTCCTTCTATTCAGGCTTTGCCCTCTTTTTCTCTTCCCTTCTCTTTTTTGTCTTTCCTCATTAGATAAAAAGCAGGGAAAGAAGTGCCGTTACTGGCTCGGTCTTGCCGGTGTTTTTCTTTTTCTCTCCCTGGATGAAACTTTTGTCCTGCATGAGAGACTCGGTGATTACACAGAAAAATACATCAAATCAACAGGGATTCTTGAGGCAAGCGGATTGCTTTATTTCCCCTGGATTATTCCCTACGGCATCTTGATGACTATTTTGGGGCTGCTTTATTTTCGCTTTATTCTTCGCCTTCCCCGCAAGACAACCGTTCTCTTGATCCTTTCCGCGATTATCTTTCTTACCGGGGCAGCAGGGTTTGATATGCTTGGCGGAAGAGAGGCTGAGTTGCACGGCTATTACACTATCACCTATACCGTGTTGTATACGATTGAGGAGTTCCTGGAGATGATCGGGGTTGTCCTGCTCATCTACACCCTGCTTGATTATATCGAGCAGCGGTTCGGGCATCTTTGTTTCTCGCTTGAGGTGCAGGAACCGTAAAAGGGGATGTTCTGTCTGTCCCGTTACTCCTGCATCCGGCCCATCATCTGAACAAAATAACGAGCAGCCTCCGGGGTTCTCCCCCAATGGAGGTGGACATAGCCTGCCAAGGTGTTGTCCCTGAGGTAGCCCTCTGTTCGGCCATCGTCGAGTAGATAACCCCGTTTGATTTCACCGGGCATTTTATCGATGGTTGAGTAATGGAATTCATGCCCATAGCAAGAGCTGCTAGCGCTTCCGAGAATGGTTTCAGCCTGCATTTCCACCTGCCGATATCCCAGTCTGCGCAGGCCCTTCTGCATCCTTGAAACCACGGGATACACCCCGGCCATAGAGTACTGCTGCTCCTCTGCGGTGACGATCGCCTCAGTCAAGTACATGAAACCGCCGCATTCGCCATAAACCGGTTTGCCGGAACGGGAAAAGGCCCGGATCTCGGCTCGCATGGAGGCGTTGGCTGCCAAGGTCTCGGCATGGAGTTCGGGATAGCCGCCGCCTAGATAGAGGCCGTCAAGGCCATCGGGCAGATTGGCATCATGGAGAGGGCTGAAGAAAATCAGCTCTGCCCCTTCTTTTTCCAGCAGGTCAAAATTATCTTGATAATAAAAGCAAAAGGCCTCGTCTCTAGCAACCCCTAGGCGTACCTTGGCCGGAGCAGATGATGCGGGGGCTGGTGATGAA from Candidatus Electrothrix communis encodes the following:
- the hemA gene encoding glutamyl-tRNA reductase, producing MGHESIVLLGVNHKKTPLEIREKMALTGGYVEPLEKLRELDGLKEYYLLSTCNRVEILFICQDPEEMRREVLDLLFLGKVSREEVAGCFYVYENEEAIRHLFMVSSSLDSMIVGESQILGQLKEAFRHATEQKTAGLVINKLLHKSFSVAKRVRTETRIGANAVSISYAAVELGRKIFGDLRGKRVMLVGAGEMAELAAEHLVGQGIQEVVVANRTLERAMKLAARFKGRAVGLDEVVEQLLDVDILISSTGAEGLVLFKKDIAPLMPRRRNRPLFFIDIAVPRDLDPEINTLENIYLYDIDDLNNVVEMNREQRDKEAVKAQRIVEEETLKFQRWLEGMEVTPTIVDLRAVAEAICQAELAKTLPRLNGISSKERKSIERMASSIVGKMLHHPMCYLKADHGCVDQSERIMQVRALFQLNEQSDQADD
- a CDS encoding OmpW family outer membrane protein, whose amino-acid sequence is MSTTTMAAHSPGDILLRVGAVTVMPDTESGAVSGLPDGVNNARVDVEDNTQLSLTATYMLTSNLGLEVLAATPFTHDIIGQGDIEGVAVGETQHLPPTLSLQYHFGSENGVFNPYIGVGLNVTMFFSEEVDGQLVDTLNTLPTIAGLGGINSVNMELDPSIGLAAQAGVDVKVADNWYVNAAVWYIDISTTAELTTDIGTTHEVDVDIDPWVFNVAVAYKF
- a CDS encoding trypsin-like peptidase domain-containing protein, with the translated sequence MIKRFLLTCLFFLCCTVPLLPAHELHLKNGSIITTDNVWREGDTVHYEQYGGTISVPYSRVKGVVYDTSEKEEGEDTKQQTETDQSFEKKVPPDKDLAAKLNKALSPKNPVEQASLCTLSVKTAAGFGSGFFISENGYIITNKHVVRGSEKQFQQVEAKIAQSRQNLRQYKRSLNTASKRQKSYRDDLEKKEVLLKKLKKAGRIDKASFVAKQQELGTAEQLLRQEEKRLAKAKKKYRAEKQVFKKEAGKFHRSKRKLASQDSFTIILADETELYASLYRVSDKHDLALLKISGYKTPFLQPVQEKNLVQGQQVFAVGSPADLSLKNTVTSGILSAFRDNFIQTNAQIYPGNSGGPLIDSTGRVIGVNTKKLLTRKFEGLGFAVPIRLVFSEFEDYLNDE